From [Clostridium] symbiosum, a single genomic window includes:
- a CDS encoding IS110 family transposase, with protein MNYNTVYVGMDVHKESFSLCSFTIEEDKASHVQKVESDYKQVLKYLEFLRTIYGKDAYFICGYEAGCLGFTLYHQLTEHHVNCVILAPTTMLQKRGKKKIKTDKRDAALIGRCLAQHNYSPVHVPTEQDEEIKEYLRMRTDHKLALKKIKQQILAFCLRHNYRYERGGSHWTQTHIKWLRALTPDGLYKEILDEYLLTFDQLSNKLERLEQRIEELGSREEYREDVKKLTCLLGVKTQTALSVIVEVGDFKRFATADRFASYLGLVPGEDSSGDGRQRLGITKAGNTHVRRLLVEAAQSYSRGQIGYKSRELKARQSGNTPQVIAYADKANERLRRRYYKMVLGQNKRSNVAKTAIARELACFMWGMMTDHIA; from the coding sequence ATGAATTATAACACAGTTTACGTAGGAATGGATGTTCATAAGGAAAGTTTTTCACTTTGCAGCTTCACAATCGAAGAAGACAAAGCGTCCCATGTCCAGAAAGTCGAATCGGATTACAAACAAGTCCTAAAATATCTCGAGTTTCTGCGTACCATTTACGGAAAGGATGCGTATTTCATATGCGGTTATGAGGCTGGCTGTCTCGGCTTCACTTTATATCATCAGTTAACGGAACATCATGTTAACTGCGTAATCCTCGCTCCGACTACCATGTTACAGAAGCGTGGGAAGAAAAAAATAAAAACAGACAAACGCGACGCTGCCCTGATTGGCCGCTGCTTGGCCCAGCATAATTATAGCCCGGTCCATGTCCCTACGGAGCAGGATGAAGAAATCAAGGAATATCTCCGGATGCGAACCGACCACAAGCTGGCGCTTAAAAAGATAAAGCAGCAGATCCTGGCATTCTGCTTGCGCCATAATTATCGCTATGAGAGAGGCGGCAGCCACTGGACTCAAACCCATATCAAATGGCTCAGGGCATTGACCCCGGATGGCCTGTACAAGGAGATTCTCGACGAATATCTGTTGACCTTCGATCAGCTCAGCAATAAACTGGAGCGTCTTGAGCAGCGTATTGAGGAGCTTGGGTCCAGGGAGGAATATCGGGAAGATGTCAAAAAGCTCACCTGTTTACTTGGCGTCAAAACCCAGACCGCCTTGTCTGTCATAGTGGAGGTTGGCGATTTCAAGCGGTTTGCGACAGCAGACCGGTTTGCATCGTACCTGGGGCTGGTACCAGGCGAAGATTCCAGCGGGGACGGACGACAGAGGCTTGGCATCACCAAGGCAGGGAACACCCACGTGCGCCGGTTGCTGGTTGAAGCGGCGCAGAGTTATAGCCGTGGGCAAATCGGATACAAGTCTAGGGAATTAAAAGCCCGCCAGAGTGGAAATACACCACAGGTGATTGCTTACGCAGACAAGGCCAATGAGCGCCTAAGGCGGCGCTATTACAAAATGGTGCTTGGACAGAACAAGCGCAGCAATGTAGCAAAAACAGCAATCGCAAGGGAACTGGCCTGTTTCATGTGGGGAATGATGACGGATCACATAGCCTGA